TCCACTGCCTGATGTTTGCTTCGACGTCGCGCCGTTCGCAAGGTAGTAGTAGGTGATGTCGGCCATGCCTCCGGTCGGGAGGCCGATCACGTTGACGACCAACGTTCCGCCAGTCGGCGCGGTGTAGTTCACGGGGAGCGTGACGTTGCCGTTATTGGTGACGGTGATCGAGGAGGGGACGGTCGGTGTGTAGGTGACGCCACTGATGGTGACGGCGGGTGCGGACACGCTGTACGTTCCGGCGGCGACGCTGATGGCCGTGCTGCCGTTCGAGACGCTGATGGTCTGTGCGTCGGGGCCAGTCAGGGTGATGGTGCCCTGGCCGCCGGCGGGGAGGCCAGTGACGTTGGCGGTGATGGTGCCCCGGGCTTCGCGGTACGTGGTGGCCATGTAGATCTGGCCCCAGGTGTTCAGGAGTGTGGCGGGTGACCCGCGGACTTCTGGGACGTACGTGCGGCCGCCCGCGCTGACCTGCCGTGCGGTCATGGCGTACGTGCCGCGCTGGACGGGCTGGTAGCTCTGGCTGGACGTGGGGCGCTGTCCGTTGACGGCGGCGTCCGGGCCGCTCAGGCTCACGTCGGGTGTGGCGCCGGTGGGGAGGCCGGAGATGGTGACGTTCAGGCGGCCTTCGTTCGGGGTGATGGCGGCCGATTCGGTGCATCCCAGCATGCGGCGGATCCTAGACACCTGGAGGGGCACAGCGGCTGCGCGATCAGCTCGGGGATCGACACTGACTGGGACGAGGCCGACGAGTGTGCCAGCGGCTACGCGGTTCGCAGGAGCGCCTGCTGGGTCACGGATGAGGCGGCCGGACGGGGTCTCCTCGTACAGGTACGAGAACGAGACACCTTCACTGCTGCCCAGGCTGCTCGTGACGCCGTTGGTGGTGCGGCGGATGGTGCCGTCCTGGAGGGCCAGGGTGAGCGTGCGCGCCGGGTAGGCCACGACCGTGCCAGTGGTCGGCAGGCCTGGCTGGCAGTCGAGCGTGAATACGCCCGTGCTCGGCATGGCTGTCACGGTTGCGACCTTGCTGATGCCGGATGAGGTGACGAGCAGGACCTGACTACCTACAGTGGCCCGCAGGCCGGGCACGTAGATGGTCGAGGCCGTGGCGAAGTCTCGCTGGAGGGGCACGGTGGTTGAAGCGCCCGTCGTGAACACGGCGGTGAGTGTGGAGCTGGTGCCCGTGGTGAAGCCGGCGAAGCCCCCGTCGTTGAATTGCTCGACGAGGATCTGGGTGACGGCACTCACGCGGGTCGTGGCGCGCACTGTTTGGGCCTGTTCGGCGGAGGTACTGGTCGCGCGAGGGATGATGGCGACGACGAAGCCCACGACTAGGACAGCGATCGTGACGGCAACCAGGACCTCGATGAGGGTGAAGCCGCGTATGGGTGGGGGGGTGGATTTGATCATGATGACTCCTCAGGTGGTGTGACGGGGGCCGGATGGTGGATGGGGGGACCAGTGGTAAACGGTGGCACCCATCTGCGACGGGTGTGGGGGCGGGTCACGGGGTGCCGCCTGGGACAGTGACCACCTCGCTGATGGCGATACCGGGTCCTCGAATAGAAATCCGGACTCGGGGTGGGTTGCCGCCTTGGGGTACGACATCGCCGGTCAGGGCTGCTGAGAGATCGTTCCGTCGGCCCGCGCTCTGAGCAAGGAGGCGGAGTTCGTCCGAGGTAAGGGTGCGGGCCTGGGTGTACTGCGTGTTGCCACGCTGGGCAGCCTGAGCGGCGCCGTTCAGGGCATCGGCGGCATAGCCTGCAAGTTGCCCGGTTGCGACGACTCGAGCGGATTGCGCGGCCACTGCGGCGAACGCGGTGAGCGCGAGGAGGAGGAGGAGTGTGCCGACCAGGGCTTCGACGAGGGTGAGCCCGGACGTTCGGTGCGCGTGATGCCGCATCAGCACATCCCTGCTGCACTGGTGCCGTACATGGTCAGGCTGTACCGGCTGCATGTTCCGTTGGGCAGCGTGAGCGTGACGGTGCCTGTCGTGGAGCCGCTGGGCTGGATGGTAATGGTGCCGCCCGCCTGTGCCGGGGCGAAGGAGACGCGTTCTGTCCCGTCGACGGTGGTCACGGTGAGCTCCCGGGCCGTACCGGCGAGGGTGACGGTGGTGCGTTCGGCCATGGCCTGCCCGTGAGCACTTTCCAGGGCGGCCATGAACCGGCTCGGCAGGCCGTCCAGGGTGACGTCCTGGTTCTGCTTGGGCATGGCCGTGACGCCGATCGCGGTGAGGATGGCCGTGATGGCGATGACGACCAGGATCTCGGCCATGCTGAATCCGGCGCGGTTCACGGTGCACTCGCGGTGGAGCCGTCGGCGAGAGTAACGGTGACCCGGTACGTGCGTTGCGTTTCTGACACGGCGACGCAGGAGGTGCCGCGGGGGGCATCTGACCAGCCGTTTCCACCGTTTGGGGTCGTCACGCCGTTCGCGGTGATGTCGCGCGCCGACGTGCAGGTCACGGTCCCCCAAGTGGCCGTGGTCAGCTGGGGATTACCTGCCAGTGTCGTGTTCAGGGCCAGGCGGACGGCCTGGGCGTGGAGGGTGGCGGCCCTGCGGTCGGTGTCTTTGATCGCGCCCGCGTAGCTGGGCAGCAGCAGGGCGGCGAGGACCGCGATGATGGCGATCACCACCAGTAACTCGATCAGTGTGAATCCTTGGCGCATGCCTGCAGCGTGATGTGCGTGGGGGTGACGACACCGTTGCCCCCGTAGGGGGGAGGGGGTATTCAGGGGACAACAGTGGAAACCCCCTGGGATCAATGCTTGGTCGAGTGTGTTGGCGGTTCTCGGTCTGGGCAACGGTGCACACGCGGGTCTGCACGGCCTAAGGCGGACCCTTGGTCATGGATAAGACTCTGCAGGCAACCCGTTGTACTAAGTACAGCGCATTTAAGATTCAGATAAACCGAGTTCCGAGAATCTTGAGCCCAGTCAGCAGAGCATCCCGAAGTTCAGCGACCGAGTTGTAGCAGCGGCGGGGCATCAGGATGCCCTTCAGTCTGCGCCACACCTCCTCAATCAGGTTTAGAAACAAGAGTTTCCACGCGAGAGAGAACAGCGACCAGAACGAAGGCCCAAGAGGCAGGGGCTTGAAATTCCCCGGTCTCATGGGCCTTGATGCGAAGTGACT
The Deinococcus sp. JMULE3 genome window above contains:
- a CDS encoding prepilin-type N-terminal cleavage/methylation domain-containing protein; the encoded protein is MIKSTPPPIRGFTLIEVLVAVTIAVLVVGFVVAIIPRATSTSAEQAQTVRATTRVSAVTQILVEQFNDGGFAGFTTGTSSTLTAVFTTGASTTVPLQRDFATASTIYVPGLRATVGSQVLLVTSSGISKVATVTAMPSTGVFTLDCQPGLPTTGTVVAYPARTLTLALQDGTIRRTTNGVTSSLGSSEGVSFSYLYEETPSGRLIRDPAGAPANRVAAGTLVGLVPVSVDPRADRAAAVPLQVSRIRRMLGCTESAAITPNEGRLNVTISGLPTGATPDVSLSGPDAAVNGQRPTSSQSYQPVQRGTYAMTARQVSAGGRTYVPEVRGSPATLLNTWGQIYMATTYREARGTITANVTGLPAGGQGTITLTGPDAQTISVSNGSTAISVAAGTYSVSAPAVTISGVTYTPTVPSSITVTNNGNVTLPVNYTAPTGGTLVVNVIGLPTGGMADITYYYLANGATSKQTSGSGTVTFSGLAAGNYVVYGSNWLTYATTNVVATLPAGGTQYVTLNYGLGASEPRDPPDPPVVPTPVTPPPSSPSPTPTPTPTPSPTPTPSPEPSPTPTPPPSGGGGGGGGGGPPQCFYDGHGDGSCGF
- a CDS encoding Tfp pilus assembly protein FimT/FimU, with the protein product MNRAGFSMAEILVVIAITAILTAIGVTAMPKQNQDVTLDGLPSRFMAALESAHGQAMAERTTVTLAGTARELTVTTVDGTERVSFAPAQAGGTITIQPSGSTTGTVTLTLPNGTCSRYSLTMYGTSAAGMC
- a CDS encoding type II secretion system protein produces the protein MRQGFTLIELLVVIAIIAVLAALLLPSYAGAIKDTDRRAATLHAQAVRLALNTTLAGNPQLTTATWGTVTCTSARDITANGVTTPNGGNGWSDAPRGTSCVAVSETQRTYRVTVTLADGSTASAP